The Methanoculleus marisnigri JR1 genome window below encodes:
- a CDS encoding carboxymuconolactone decarboxylase family protein → MKPENEKLIDDFLAHADDLGDEIVTDVEKMLGVVPFIFPILRDRPESFALSTLADYRFSRPDSLDPKTAELIAVAAAAGAGADSCLKVHIGAALKEGASRDEILDVLLIAAMIGKTRVLASSLRRFREVCGDGREAEE, encoded by the coding sequence ATGAAACCCGAAAACGAAAAACTCATAGACGACTTCCTCGCCCACGCCGACGACCTCGGCGACGAGATCGTGACAGATGTAGAAAAGATGCTCGGCGTCGTGCCGTTCATCTTCCCTATCCTCCGGGACCGGCCCGAGTCTTTCGCGCTCTCCACCCTCGCCGACTACCGGTTCTCCCGGCCCGATTCGCTCGACCCGAAGACCGCGGAACTGATCGCCGTCGCGGCCGCCGCAGGTGCCGGTGCGGACAGCTGCCTGAAGGTTCATATCGGGGCTGCCCTGAAAGAGGGCGCGTCCCGCGATGAGATCCTCGACGTTCTCCTCATCGCCGCGATGATCGGCAAGACCCGTGTCCTTGCGTCCTCTCTCCGCCGGTTCCGCGAGGTCTGCGGCGACGGCCGGGAGGCGGAGGAGTAG